One genomic region from Solwaraspora sp. WMMD792 encodes:
- a CDS encoding DedA family protein — protein MAVTVDTPPDQIGGLTGWVADVIARLGELGVGLLVALESVVPPIPSEVVLAMAGYLASQDRVNLVGVWVGATLGSLAGALLLYWLGAAIGEARLRRWLDKVPLVDLEDLDKADRWFDRYGRWAVLFGRMVPVVRSLVSVPAGADRMPLTQFSAFTTLGSGVWNALFVGAGFALGSQWQQVERYSRWFDVAVFVLLGGLVVYWVVGQVRRRRRRAAAAADRRPDRPGRFSR, from the coding sequence ATGGCCGTCACCGTCGACACCCCACCGGACCAGATCGGCGGGCTGACCGGCTGGGTGGCCGATGTCATCGCCCGGCTGGGTGAGCTCGGGGTCGGCCTGCTGGTGGCGCTGGAGAGCGTCGTCCCGCCGATCCCCAGCGAGGTGGTGCTGGCGATGGCCGGCTACCTGGCCAGTCAGGACCGGGTGAACCTGGTCGGGGTCTGGGTCGGGGCGACGCTCGGCTCACTGGCCGGCGCGTTGCTGCTCTACTGGCTGGGCGCGGCGATCGGCGAGGCACGGCTGCGACGCTGGCTGGACAAGGTGCCGCTGGTTGATCTGGAGGACCTGGACAAGGCCGACCGGTGGTTCGACCGGTACGGGCGGTGGGCGGTGCTGTTCGGCCGGATGGTGCCGGTCGTGCGGAGCCTGGTCTCGGTGCCGGCCGGTGCCGACCGGATGCCGTTGACCCAGTTCAGCGCCTTCACCACGCTGGGCAGCGGGGTGTGGAACGCGCTGTTCGTCGGCGCCGGGTTCGCGCTCGGCTCACAGTGGCAACAGGTCGAGCGGTACAGCCGCTGGTTCGACGTGGCGGTCTTCGTACTGCTCGGCGGACTGGTCGTCTACTGGGTGGTCGGCCAGGTTCGGCGCCGCCGCCGCCGGGCGGCGGCGGCCGCCGACCGTCGCCCTGATCGCCCGGGGCGGTTCAGCCGGTGA
- a CDS encoding LacI family DNA-binding transcriptional regulator, whose protein sequence is MATIYDVARKAEVSPATVSRVVNGHTNVDPALADRVRRAMRELDYRPNAVARNLRRSRTTLWAVVISDIGNPFFTALVRGVEDLAQQAGYSVVLCNTDEDPAKETRYLNAVLAEQVAGVIIAPSGPAADLGQLTAARVPVVVVDRQLHGSRIDTVLVDNEHGARLATTHLLDSGYRRIACITGRRGVWTACRRLGGYQRALADAGQPYQEELVRHADFRSDGGYRAMTELLRLRPRPDALFAANNLMTVGAVECLVDQGIPVPAEMGVVGFDDLPWAHLVRPALTTVTQPTYQLGETAAQLLIERIADPDRAATTVTLPTKLQVRESSVRRRPSAMVDPDEGVAGRYPDEGVAGR, encoded by the coding sequence ATGGCGACCATCTATGACGTTGCGCGGAAAGCGGAGGTCTCCCCAGCTACCGTCTCCCGGGTCGTCAACGGCCACACCAACGTGGATCCCGCGCTGGCGGACCGGGTCCGGCGGGCAATGCGCGAGCTGGACTACCGGCCCAACGCGGTGGCCCGCAACCTGCGCCGCAGCCGGACCACGTTGTGGGCGGTGGTGATCAGCGACATCGGCAACCCGTTCTTCACCGCCCTGGTCCGCGGCGTCGAGGACCTCGCCCAGCAGGCCGGCTACTCGGTCGTGCTGTGCAACACCGACGAGGATCCGGCCAAGGAAACCCGCTACCTGAACGCCGTCCTCGCCGAACAGGTCGCCGGGGTGATCATCGCCCCGTCCGGGCCGGCCGCCGATCTGGGGCAGCTCACCGCCGCCCGGGTGCCGGTGGTGGTGGTCGACCGGCAGCTGCACGGCAGCCGGATCGACACCGTACTGGTGGACAACGAGCACGGCGCCCGGCTGGCCACCACGCACCTGCTCGACTCCGGCTACCGGCGGATCGCCTGCATCACCGGGCGACGCGGCGTCTGGACCGCCTGCCGACGGCTGGGCGGCTACCAGCGGGCACTGGCCGATGCCGGGCAGCCGTACCAGGAGGAGCTGGTCCGCCATGCCGATTTCCGCTCCGACGGTGGCTACCGGGCGATGACGGAGCTGCTGCGGCTACGACCGCGACCGGATGCGCTGTTCGCGGCGAACAACCTGATGACCGTCGGTGCGGTGGAGTGCCTGGTCGACCAGGGCATCCCGGTGCCGGCGGAGATGGGTGTGGTCGGCTTCGACGACCTGCCGTGGGCGCATCTGGTACGGCCCGCGTTGACCACCGTGACCCAGCCGACGTACCAGTTGGGAGAGACCGCCGCCCAGTTGCTCATCGAGCGGATCGCCGACCCCGACCGGGCCGCGACCACCGTCACCCTGCCCACCAAGCTGCAGGTGCGGGAGAGTTCGGTACGTCGACGCCCGTCGGCAATGGTTGACCCGGATGAGGGCGTAGCCGGTCGGTACCCGGATGAGGGCGTAGCCGGTCGTTGA